Proteins encoded by one window of Rhizobium sp. NLR16a:
- a CDS encoding endonuclease/exonuclease/phosphatase family protein: MHARKDSLPASILASIRSRKKRLDAAHMEARPRSAGTLIASYNVHKCVGTDRRFDPERTSRVIHEIGADVIALQEADTRFGERTGILDLGRLERETGLIPVPVAGMAKAHGWHGNVVLFKKGLVHDVHQVRLPGLEPRGALVAEIELEEGGVLRIIAAHFGLLRHSRAQQARTLVELINDRHEMPTILLGDLNEWRLGDRSSLNTFQSAFGELPPAVPSFPAGLPLLALDRIIANRKGIISEVEAHDTPLARIASDHLPIKALVDLTPVGG, encoded by the coding sequence ATGCACGCCAGGAAAGACAGTCTTCCCGCCAGCATTCTCGCCTCGATCAGGAGCAGGAAAAAGCGGCTTGACGCGGCGCATATGGAGGCAAGGCCGCGCAGCGCCGGAACGTTGATCGCCTCCTACAATGTCCACAAGTGTGTCGGTACTGATCGCCGCTTCGATCCGGAGCGCACCAGCCGGGTGATCCATGAAATCGGTGCCGACGTGATCGCGCTGCAGGAAGCCGACACACGCTTCGGCGAGCGCACGGGCATTCTCGACCTCGGCCGGCTGGAGCGGGAGACGGGGCTAATCCCTGTGCCGGTCGCCGGAATGGCGAAGGCGCATGGCTGGCACGGCAATGTCGTGCTGTTCAAGAAGGGGCTGGTGCATGACGTGCACCAGGTCAGGCTGCCGGGGCTGGAGCCGCGCGGTGCGCTGGTCGCCGAAATCGAGCTGGAGGAGGGCGGGGTGCTGCGCATCATCGCCGCGCATTTCGGCCTGCTGCGCCACAGCAGAGCCCAGCAGGCCCGGACCCTCGTCGAACTGATCAACGACAGGCACGAGATGCCGACCATCCTGCTCGGCGACCTCAACGAATGGCGGCTCGGCGACCGCTCGTCGCTGAACACCTTCCAATCCGCCTTCGGCGAGCTGCCGCCCGCCGTGCCGAGTTTTCCCGCCGGCCTGCCGCTGCTGGCGCTCGACCGCATCATCGCCAACCGCAAGGGCATCATCTCCGAGGTGGAGGCGCATGATACACCGCTCGCCCGCATCGCCTCGGATCACCTGCCGATCAAGGCGCTCGTTGACCTGACGCCGGTGGGTGGGTAG